One Cryptomeria japonica chromosome 9, Sugi_1.0, whole genome shotgun sequence genomic window carries:
- the LOC131047067 gene encoding F-box protein SKP2A → MSGKENIKPMIPQQPQALEPMPFTMIKQEKNPAVQNYSVLYNVKIETEDDATHSKWHDLPMELLVRILVLADDRSIIVASGVCTGWRDAICVGVQDLSLSWCKRNMSNLVLSAIPRFNCLQFLNLRQNQPQLNEQAVEIVAKHCHDLRAIDLSNSTQLTDKSLEALARGCKLLEKLNISGCSGVSDHALIFLSEQCNKLRHLNLCGCVRAASDRALLALAHNCCHLQSLNLGWCERVTDVGVTGLAQCCPELRALDLCGCVLITDQSVIALAGNCHDLRSLGLYYCQNITDTAMYSLVNNGIYRSVKPNPKHKSGNNKFNTEPVYQAIVAQGSPRCGLGGSAGSCSSNDRTAATSRDYMESVLNDQEEHGLGHLNISQCTSLSAPAVQAVCNTFPALHTCVDRRSLIISGCLNLTSVHCVCAVEASRGRRNKAASSIAGILNARAVR, encoded by the exons ATGTCAGGGAAAGAAAACATCAAACCTATGATCCCCCAACAGCCCCAAGCATTGGAGCCAATGCCCTTCACAATGATCAAGCAAGAAAAGAATCCTGCCGTGCAGAATTATAGTGTTTTATACAATGTGAAGATTGAAACTGAAGATGATGCTACGCATTCCAAATGGCATGATTTACCCATGGAGCTCCTTGTGCGCATTCTTGTGCTTGCGGATGACCGCTCTATCATTGTTGCCTCGGGTGTATGCACTGGCTGGAGAGATGCAATCTGTGTTGGTGTTCAAGATCTTTCACTTTCATG GTGTAAGCGGAACATGAGCAACTTGGTCCTGTCAGCTATTCCTAGGTTCAACTGTTTGCAATTTCTTAATTTACGGCAGAATCAACCCCAACTCAATGAACAAGCAGTAGAAATAGTTGCAAAGCATTGCCATGATTTACGTGCTATAGATCTTTCAAACAGCACACAACTGACAGATAAATCTCTAGAGGCATTGGCACGTGGTTGTAAACTACTAGAAAAGCTCAACATAAGTGGATGTTCTGGAGTCAGCGATCATGCACTTATCTTTCTATCAGAGCAGTGCAACAAATTGAGGCATCTAAATTTGTGTGGCTGCGTTAGAGCTGCATCTGACAGAGCTTTACTG GCACTGGCTCATAATTGCTGCCACTTGCAATCTTTGAATCTGGGTTGGTGTGAGAGGGTTACTGATGTTGGTGTTACAGGATTGGCACAATGTTGCCCTGAGTTAAGAGCTCTGGACCTGTGTGGTTGTGTGTTAATAACAG ATCAAAGTGTTATTGCATTGGCTGGAAATTGCCATGACTTAAGATCATTGGGACTGTATTACTGCCAAAACATCACAGATACTGCCATGTACTCACTAGTAAATAATGGTATATATAGATCAGTGAAACCAAATCCCAAACACAAGAGTGGCAATAATAAATTCAACACTGAGCCAGTATATCAGGCAATTGTAGCCCAGGGCTCTCCAAGATGTGGGCTTGGTGGTAGTGCAGGCAGTTGCAGCAGTAATGATCGCACTGCAGCTACAAGTCGTGATTACATGGAATCTGTTTTGAATGACCAAGAAGAACATGGTCTAGGGCATTTAAACATTAGCCAGTGTACATCATTATCTGCACCAGCAGTTCAAGCTGTCTGTAATACTTTCCCAGCATTGCACACTTGTGTAGATAGGCGTTCTCTCATCATAAGTGGTTGTCTAAACCTCACTTCTGTGCATTGTGTGTGTGCTGTCGAAGCCAGCAGAGGACGCAGAAATAAAGCTGCATCTTCTATTGCAGGGATTCTAAATGCAAGAGCAGTACGGTGA